The following proteins are encoded in a genomic region of Jaculus jaculus isolate mJacJac1 chromosome 13, mJacJac1.mat.Y.cur, whole genome shotgun sequence:
- the LOC101598907 gene encoding protocadherin beta-14-like encodes MIMLKKWQVLVFFVLLVLSQAGTEFVRYSVAEEIEIGYLVSNLASDLGLGLEELSSREARVVSDNNEKHLHFNLRTGDLLINEKLDREALCGSTEPCVLPFQVVLENPLQFFRGELHVRDINDHSPTFLDKEIMIKISESTSIGSTFLIENAQDLDVGSNSLQNYNISPNSHFYIKVRDNGDGKIYPELVLNRALDHEKESELRLTLTALDGGSPPKSGTTFVLIKVLDINDNVPEFAQSLYEVQVLEDTPTGSVIITISAKDLDMGNYGEISYTFLHASEDIRKTFEVNPISGEVNLRSQLDFETIQSYSLNIQATDGGGLSAQCTLSVKVLDINDNPPEVTISSLTTTIPENASEILVALFSARDQDTGDNGRIFCSIQHDLPFILKPTFKNFFTVVSEKSLDREIRDEYNITITVSDMGTPRLKTELNITVQVSDVNDNAPAFSQTSYTLLVPENNSPGLHIGTVSATDTDSGTNAQITYSLLPPQEGDQDPQLALASLLSIHADSGQLFALRALDYEALRAFEFRVGAADRGSPALSSQALVRVLVLDANDHAPFVLYPPHNASTPCTELLPRAAEPGYLLTKVVAVDGDSGRNAWLSFQLLQASEPGLFSVWAHNGEVRTARLLSERDAPRHRLLVLVQDNGEPPLSASVTLHVLLVDGFSQPYLPVAEGARDPAPPDALTVYLVIALASVSSLFLFSVLVLVAVRLCRRSGASSLAGCSLPEGHFPGHLVDVSGAGTLSHSYQYEVCLTGGTGTNEFKFLKPVIPNLQIHDSSENVQEKENFRNSLGFNIQ; translated from the coding sequence ATGATCATGCTGAAGAAATGGCAAGtcttggttttctttgttttgctggTATTGTCTCAAGCGGGTACTGAATTTGTCCGCTATTCGGTAGCAGAGGAAATAGAAATTGGCTATTTAGTGTCTAATTTGGCAAGTGATCTGGGGCTGGGGTTGGAAGAACTGTCCTCACGGGAGGCCCGGGTAGTTTCTGATAACAATGAAAAGCATTTGCACTTTAACTTGCGGACTGGAGATTTGCTAATAAATGAGAAACTGGACCGAGAAGCACTGTGTGGCTCCACTGAGCCCTGTGTGCTGCCTTTCCAGGTGGTCCTGGAAAACCCTTTACAGTTTTTTCGAGGGGAGCTACATGTCAGAGATATAAATGATCACTCACCTACATTCCTGGACAAGGAAATAATGATTAAAATATCAGAAAGTACTAGTATTGGAAGCACGTTTTTAATTGAGAATGCTCAAGATTTGGATGTAGGAAGCAATAGTCTCCAAAACTACAACATTAGCCCCAACTCTCATTTCTACATTAAAGTTCGAGATAATGGAGATGGGAAAATATATCCAGAGCTGGTCTTAAATAGAGCATTAGATCATGAAAAGGAATCTGAACTTAGACTAACACTCACAGCACTAGATGGTGGATCTCCACCAAAGTCTGGGACAACTTTCGTTCTGATCAAGGTCTTGGACATCAATGACAATGTTCCTGAGTTTGCTCAGAGCCTCTATGAGGTGCAGGTCCTGGAAGATACACCCACTGGCTCCGTGATTATTACCATCTCTGCTAAGGATTTGGATATGGGAAATTATGGGGAAATATCATACACATTTTTACATGCATCAGAAGATATTCGTAAAACTTTTGAAGTAAATCCAATATCTGGTGAGGTTAATTTGAGATCACAACTGGATTTTGAAACAATACAGTCTTACTCGTTAAATATCCAGGCAACAGATGGTGGTGGTCTTTCAGCACAATGCACTCTTTCAGTTAAAGTATTAGATATAAATGACAACCCACCCGAAGTAACCATATCATCACTGACAACAACAATTCCAGAGAATGCCTCAGAAATACTCGTCGCtctttttagtgccagggatcaAGACACTGGGGACAATGGAAGGATATTTTGCTCTATTCAACATGACCTCCCTTTTATTCTGAAACCCACCTTCAAGAACTTTTTCACGGTGGTTTCTGAAAAAAGTCTGGACCGTGAGATCAGAGACGAATACAACATCACGATCACGGTCTCAGacatgggcacacccaggctGAAAACAGAGCTCAACATAACAGTGCAGGTGTCCGACGTGAACGACAACGCCCCAGCCTTCAGCCAAACCTCCTACACCCTGTTGGTCCCAGAGAACAACAGTCCCGGCCTGCACATAGGCACAGTGAGCGCCACAGACACAGACTCAGGCACCAATGCCCAGATCACCTACTCGCTGCTGCCGCCCCAGGAAGGCGACCAAGACCCGCAGCTGGCCCTCGCCTCGCTGCTGTCCATCCACGCGGACAGCGGGCAGCTGTTCGCCCTGCGCGCGCTGGACTACGAGGCGCTGCGGGCCTTCGAGTTCCGCGTGGGCGCCGCCGACCGAGGCTCGCCCGCGCTCAGCAGCCAGGCGCTGGTGCGCGTGCTGGTGCTGGACGCCAACGACCACGCGCCCTTCGTGCTCTACCCGCCGCACAACGCGTCGACGCCCTGCACCGAGCTGCTGCCCAGGGCGGCCGAGCCCGGCTACCTGCTCACCAAGGTGGTGGCGGTGGACGGCGACTCGGGCCGCAACGCCTGGCTgtccttccagctgctgcaggccaGCGAGCCCGGGCTGTTCAGCGTGTGGGCGCACAATGGCGAGGTGCGCACCGCCAGGCTGCTGAGCGAGCGCGACGCGCCCAGGCACAGGCTGCTCGTGCTGGTCCAGGACAATGGCGAGCCGCCGCTGTCGGCCAGCGTCACGCTGCACGTGCTGCTGGTGGACGGCTTCTCGCAGCCCTACCTGCCCGTGGCCGAGGGCGCGCGCGACCCGGCGCCGCCCGACGCGCTCACTGTCTACCTGGTCATCGCCCTGGCGTCCGTGTCCTcgctcttcctcttctctgtgcTCGTGTTGGTGGCGGTCAGGCTGTGCAGGAGGAGCGGGGCGTCCTCGCTGGCTGGCTGCTCTCTGCCTGAGGGCCACTTTCCTGGACACCTGGTGGATGTCAGCGGGGCGGGGACGCTGTCCCACAGCTACCAGTATGAGGTGTGTCTCACTGGAGGTACTGGGACAAATGAGTTCAAATTCCTGAAACCCGTCATCCCTAATCTTCAAATACATGACAGTAGTGAAAATGTGCAGGAAAAGGAGAACTTTCGGAATAGCCTCGGGTTCAATATTCAATGA